The following proteins come from a genomic window of Mycolicibacterium rufum:
- a CDS encoding bifunctional o-acetylhomoserine/o-acetylserine sulfhydrylase: protein MSADDGINNADDPTSRWAFETKQVHVGQAPDAATGARALPIYQTTSYAFRDTDHAAALFGLAEPGNIYTRIMNPTQDVVEQRIAALEGGVAALLLASGQAAETFAILNLANSGDHIVSSPRLYGGTYNLFHYSLPKLGIEVSFVENPDDPESWRAAVRPNTKAFFAETISNPQIDVLDIPSVSAVAHDSGVPLIVDNTIATPYLIQPIAHGADIVVHSATKYLGGHGTTIAGVLVDSGRFDWTNGRFPGFTEPDPSYHGVVFAELGPPAYALKARVQLLRDLGSAASPFNAFLIAQGLETLSLRVERHVANAQRVAEYLAGHEDVVSVNYAGLPTSPWYELGKKLAPKGTGAVLAFELAGGIAAGKAFVDALTLHSHVANIGDVRSLVIHPASTTHQQLSPEEQLATGVTPGLVRLAVGIEGIDDILADLEQGFAAAKRVAATADPQVLEVQT, encoded by the coding sequence ATGAGCGCCGATGACGGCATCAACAACGCAGACGACCCCACGAGTCGCTGGGCGTTCGAGACCAAGCAGGTCCACGTGGGCCAGGCCCCCGACGCCGCGACCGGCGCACGGGCCCTGCCGATCTACCAGACCACCAGCTACGCGTTCCGGGACACCGACCACGCCGCCGCACTGTTCGGCCTGGCCGAGCCCGGCAACATCTACACCCGGATCATGAACCCGACGCAGGACGTCGTCGAGCAGCGCATCGCCGCGCTCGAGGGCGGCGTCGCGGCGCTGCTGCTGGCCTCCGGCCAGGCCGCCGAGACGTTCGCGATCCTCAACCTCGCCAACAGCGGGGATCACATCGTGTCCAGCCCGCGGCTCTACGGCGGCACCTACAACCTGTTCCACTACTCGCTGCCCAAGCTGGGCATCGAGGTGAGCTTCGTCGAGAACCCCGACGACCCGGAGTCGTGGCGGGCGGCGGTGCGGCCCAACACCAAGGCGTTCTTCGCCGAGACGATCTCCAACCCCCAGATCGACGTGCTCGACATCCCGTCGGTGTCGGCGGTGGCCCACGACAGCGGCGTTCCGCTGATCGTCGACAACACGATCGCGACGCCGTACCTGATCCAGCCGATCGCGCACGGCGCCGACATCGTCGTGCACTCGGCCACCAAGTACCTCGGCGGGCACGGCACCACGATCGCCGGCGTCCTCGTCGACAGTGGCCGGTTCGACTGGACCAACGGCCGCTTCCCCGGCTTCACCGAGCCGGATCCCAGCTACCACGGCGTGGTGTTCGCCGAACTCGGCCCGCCCGCCTACGCGCTCAAGGCACGGGTGCAGCTGCTGCGTGACCTCGGGTCCGCGGCGTCCCCGTTCAACGCGTTCCTCATCGCCCAGGGCCTGGAAACGCTGAGCCTGCGCGTCGAGCGGCACGTGGCCAACGCGCAGCGGGTGGCCGAATATCTCGCCGGCCACGAGGACGTCGTCTCGGTGAACTATGCGGGCCTGCCCACCTCACCGTGGTATGAGCTGGGAAAGAAGTTGGCGCCCAAGGGAACCGGAGCGGTGCTGGCGTTCGAACTGGCCGGTGGCATCGCCGCCGGCAAGGCGTTCGTCGACGCACTGACCCTGCACAGCCACGTCGCGAACATCGGTGACGTGCGCTCGCTGGTGATCCACCCGGCGTCCACCACCCATCAGCAGCTGTCGCCCGAGGAGCAACTCGCCACCGGTGTCACGCCCGGCCTGGTGCGGCTGGCCGTCGGCATCGAGGGAATCGACGACATCCTCGCCGATCTCGAGCAGGGCTTCGCGGCCGCCAAGCGCGTCGCCGCCACCGCCGATCCGCAGGTCCTCGAGGTCCAGACGTGA
- a CDS encoding alpha/beta fold hydrolase: MGQRDPIHLGSGEPVLLLHPFMMSQNVWKNVAPALAETGRYEVFAPTMAGHNGGRKNRSWLLDSATLADDVERWLDEIGWDTAHIVGNSLGGWVAFELERRNRARSLMGIAPAGGWHRWTPAKYEIVFKFVMGFPVWLTAKALGPRAARLPGARAAASVPCSATRDGISDADMLDIIDDVTHCPAYYQLLVKALLMPGLMELADTGIPTSLVVCEKDRVLQHPRFTNHFRKHLPHDVAFTELDGVGHIPMFESPVRIAELIRDFLDEQTGPQRAIG; this comes from the coding sequence ATGGGGCAACGCGATCCGATCCACCTCGGCTCCGGAGAGCCGGTGCTGCTGCTGCACCCGTTCATGATGTCGCAGAACGTCTGGAAGAACGTCGCGCCGGCACTGGCCGAGACCGGCCGCTACGAGGTGTTCGCTCCCACCATGGCGGGCCACAACGGCGGCCGGAAGAACCGGTCGTGGCTGCTGGACAGTGCCACGCTCGCCGACGACGTCGAACGCTGGCTCGACGAGATCGGCTGGGACACCGCGCACATCGTCGGCAATTCGCTGGGCGGCTGGGTGGCCTTCGAACTCGAGCGCCGCAACCGGGCCCGCTCCCTGATGGGCATCGCGCCTGCCGGCGGCTGGCACCGCTGGACGCCCGCCAAATACGAGATCGTGTTCAAGTTCGTGATGGGCTTCCCGGTGTGGCTGACGGCCAAGGCCCTCGGCCCGCGCGCGGCGCGGCTGCCGGGCGCTCGGGCGGCGGCGAGCGTGCCGTGCAGCGCGACCCGCGACGGCATCAGCGACGCCGACATGCTCGACATCATCGACGACGTCACCCACTGCCCGGCCTACTACCAACTGCTCGTCAAGGCGCTGCTGATGCCGGGCCTGATGGAGCTCGCCGACACCGGGATCCCGACCTCGCTGGTGGTCTGCGAGAAGGACCGGGTGCTCCAGCATCCGCGCTTCACCAACCACTTCCGCAAGCATCTGCCGCACGACGTCGCCTTCACCGAACTCGACGGCGTCGGGCACATCCCGATGTTCGAGTCGCCGGTGCGGATCGCCGAGTTGATCCGCGACTTCCTCGACGAGCAGACCGGCCCGCAGCGCGCGATCGGCTGA
- a CDS encoding TIGR03086 family metal-binding protein codes for MPTFSAQHRTAVQTSIDVVNGVRTADLGLATPCAGWTLADLLAHMTAQHRGFAAAARGHGAEPDVWRTAPLVAAIAADPVGTYTAAAHDVLAAFAAPGVDHALFALPDFGPDVTVAGETAMGFHFVDYVAHGWDVAATLGTPFALPADVLAAVTPLVMAVPDGDFRDADTSPFARALPATDDEPLARLLRHLGRTPDWAPVPR; via the coding sequence ATGCCTACTTTCAGCGCTCAGCACCGCACCGCCGTCCAGACCTCGATCGACGTCGTCAACGGCGTCCGCACCGCCGACCTCGGGCTGGCCACTCCCTGCGCCGGCTGGACGCTGGCCGATCTGCTCGCCCACATGACCGCACAGCACCGCGGATTCGCCGCGGCCGCCCGCGGTCACGGCGCCGAGCCCGACGTCTGGCGCACCGCGCCGCTGGTCGCCGCGATCGCCGCCGATCCGGTCGGCACCTACACTGCCGCGGCGCACGACGTCCTCGCGGCGTTCGCCGCGCCCGGCGTGGACCACGCGCTGTTCGCGCTGCCGGACTTCGGCCCCGACGTCACCGTCGCCGGCGAGACCGCGATGGGCTTCCACTTCGTCGATTACGTGGCGCACGGCTGGGACGTCGCCGCGACGCTGGGTACACCGTTCGCCCTGCCCGCCGACGTCCTCGCCGCCGTCACGCCGCTGGTGATGGCCGTGCCCGACGGCGACTTCCGCGACGCCGACACCTCCCCCTTCGCCCGAGCGCTGCCCGCCACCGACGACGAGCCGCTGGCCCGGCTGCTGCGCCACCTCGGTCGTACCCCGGACTGGGCGCCCGTCCCCCGGTAG
- the metX gene encoding homoserine O-acetyltransferase MetX, which produces MTIVDVRNERVALPPEGEIGIVDIGPLTLENGAVLDDVSIAVQRWGELSPDRDNVVVVLHALTGDSHITGPAGPDHPTPGWWDGVAGPGAPIDTDRWCAISTNVLGGCRGSTGPSSIAPDGNAWGSRFPVTTVRDQVAADVAALERFGITEVAAVIGGSMGGARALEWIVTHPDSVRAALVLAVGARATADQIGTQSTQVAAITSDPNWCGGDYHRTGRSPDAGMEIARRFAHLTYRGEAELDERFGNAPQAGEDPTTGGRYSVQSYLEYQGRKLVARFDAGTYVALTDALSSHDVGRGRGGIEAALRGCPVPTVVGGITSDRLYPLRLQQELADLLPGCDGLDVVDSIYGHDGFLVETDAVGKLIRRTLELAAR; this is translated from the coding sequence GTGACCATCGTGGACGTGCGCAACGAGCGCGTGGCGTTGCCACCCGAAGGGGAGATCGGCATCGTCGACATCGGGCCGCTGACGCTGGAGAACGGCGCGGTCCTCGACGACGTCTCGATCGCGGTGCAGCGGTGGGGTGAGCTGTCGCCCGACCGGGACAATGTCGTGGTCGTGCTGCACGCGCTGACCGGCGATTCGCACATCACCGGTCCCGCCGGACCCGACCATCCGACACCCGGATGGTGGGACGGGGTGGCCGGCCCCGGCGCCCCCATCGACACCGACCGCTGGTGCGCGATCTCGACCAACGTGCTGGGCGGGTGCCGCGGATCGACCGGCCCGAGCAGCATCGCTCCTGACGGAAATGCCTGGGGATCAAGGTTTCCCGTGACCACGGTGCGCGACCAGGTGGCGGCCGACGTCGCGGCGCTCGAGCGGTTCGGCATCACCGAGGTGGCCGCCGTCATCGGCGGCTCGATGGGCGGGGCGCGGGCGCTGGAGTGGATCGTGACCCACCCCGACAGTGTGCGGGCGGCGCTGGTGCTGGCGGTGGGCGCGCGCGCCACGGCCGATCAGATCGGCACGCAGAGCACCCAGGTCGCCGCGATCACCTCCGATCCGAACTGGTGCGGCGGCGACTACCATCGCACCGGCCGCAGCCCCGACGCCGGCATGGAGATCGCGCGCCGCTTCGCGCACCTGACGTATCGCGGGGAGGCCGAACTCGACGAACGGTTCGGCAACGCGCCGCAGGCGGGTGAGGACCCGACCACCGGCGGCCGCTACTCGGTGCAGAGCTACCTGGAGTATCAGGGTCGGAAGCTGGTGGCGCGCTTCGACGCCGGCACCTACGTCGCCCTGACCGACGCGCTGTCCAGTCACGACGTCGGGCGCGGCCGCGGCGGCATCGAGGCGGCGCTGCGGGGATGCCCGGTGCCGACGGTCGTCGGCGGTATCACCTCCGACCGGCTGTATCCGCTTCGGCTGCAACAGGAACTGGCCGATCTGCTGCCCGGTTGCGACGGTCTCGACGTCGTCGACTCGATCTACGGGCACGACGGCTTCCTGGTCGAGACCGACGCGGTGGGCAAGCTGATCCGGCGCACGCTGGAGTTGGCCGCGCGGTGA
- a CDS encoding fatty acid desaturase family protein — protein sequence MAITDIKAYAHLTEEDVENLARELDQLRADIEESRGERDARYIRRSIQLQRALAAGGRIALFASSSRIARYAGTAMLASAKIIENMELGHNVIHGQWDWMNDPEIHSTEWEWDTTCPSSQWKYSHNFVHHKYTNVVGLDSDVGYGIMRVTRDEPWERWMIGNPIYNILLGTFFEWGVAAHHIEVDKIRKKEKTWAEARKDMRVMGKKISKQVGKDYIVFPALTGTNWKHTLKCNAVANFIRNYWSYMVIFCGHFPDGAEKFTVEEFENETRGEWYLRQMLGSANFHAGPIMAFMSGNLCYQIEHHLFPDLPSNRYAEMSVRIREICEKYDLPYTTGPLLRQYWQSFWTILKLALPDKYLKAPSDDAPETASERRFGRVQPTPGTPKRGLRTAIRERTRAA from the coding sequence ATGGCAATCACCGACATCAAGGCCTACGCGCACCTCACCGAGGAGGACGTCGAGAACCTCGCCCGCGAGCTCGACCAGCTCCGCGCCGACATCGAGGAGTCCCGCGGGGAGCGCGACGCGCGATACATCCGGCGCAGCATCCAGCTGCAGCGGGCGCTCGCGGCCGGCGGTCGCATCGCGCTGTTCGCCAGCAGCAGCCGGATCGCCCGCTACGCCGGTACCGCGATGTTGGCCTCGGCGAAGATCATCGAGAACATGGAGTTGGGACACAACGTCATCCACGGGCAGTGGGACTGGATGAACGACCCGGAGATCCACTCCACAGAGTGGGAGTGGGACACCACCTGCCCGTCGTCGCAGTGGAAGTACTCGCACAACTTCGTGCACCACAAGTACACCAACGTCGTCGGTCTCGACAGCGATGTCGGCTACGGCATCATGCGGGTGACGCGCGACGAGCCGTGGGAGCGGTGGATGATCGGCAACCCGATCTACAACATCCTGCTCGGCACGTTCTTCGAATGGGGTGTGGCCGCACACCACATCGAGGTCGACAAGATCCGCAAGAAGGAGAAGACGTGGGCCGAGGCGCGCAAGGACATGCGCGTCATGGGCAAGAAGATCAGCAAGCAGGTCGGCAAGGATTACATCGTCTTCCCGGCGCTGACCGGAACCAACTGGAAGCACACGCTCAAGTGCAACGCCGTGGCCAACTTCATCCGCAACTACTGGTCGTACATGGTCATCTTCTGCGGGCACTTCCCGGACGGCGCCGAGAAGTTCACCGTCGAGGAGTTCGAGAACGAGACCCGCGGTGAGTGGTATCTGCGACAGATGTTGGGCTCGGCCAACTTCCACGCCGGCCCGATCATGGCGTTCATGAGCGGCAACCTGTGCTACCAGATCGAGCACCACCTGTTCCCGGACCTGCCGAGCAACCGGTACGCCGAGATGAGCGTGCGCATCCGGGAGATCTGCGAGAAGTACGATCTGCCCTACACCACCGGGCCGTTGCTGCGGCAGTACTGGCAGTCGTTCTGGACCATCCTCAAGCTCGCGCTGCCGGACAAGTATTTGAAGGCCCCCAGCGACGACGCCCCCGAGACGGCGTCGGAGCGGCGGTTCGGTCGCGTCCAGCCCACCCCGGGGACGCCGAAGCGTGGGCTGCGCACCGCGATTCGGGAGCGGACACGGGCGGCCTGA
- a CDS encoding class I SAM-dependent methyltransferase → MSGSTEQRSLSFGAEAAAYERGRPSYPPEAIDWLLPPGARTVLDLGAGTGKLTTRLVERGLDVVAVDPIPEMLELLSSSLPDTPALLGTAEEIPLADDSVDAVLVAQAWHWFDPERALEEVARVLRPGGRLGLVWNNRDERLGWVKDLGRIIGHEVDPFSQTVDLPAPFTDLARHQVEWTSYLTPQALIDLVASRSYCITSPEQVRTRTLDRVRELLATHPALANSTGLALPYVTVCVRATLS, encoded by the coding sequence GTGAGCGGTTCGACCGAACAGCGGTCGCTGTCGTTCGGCGCGGAGGCCGCCGCCTACGAACGTGGTCGCCCGTCGTATCCGCCGGAGGCGATCGACTGGCTGCTTCCCCCGGGCGCGCGCACGGTCCTCGACCTGGGCGCCGGCACGGGCAAGCTGACCACCCGGCTGGTCGAGCGCGGCCTCGATGTCGTTGCCGTGGACCCGATTCCGGAGATGCTCGAACTGCTCAGCAGTTCGCTGCCCGATACGCCGGCGCTGCTCGGCACGGCCGAGGAGATCCCGCTGGCCGATGACAGCGTGGACGCGGTGCTGGTCGCGCAGGCGTGGCACTGGTTCGACCCCGAGCGCGCGCTCGAGGAGGTGGCGCGGGTGCTGCGGCCGGGCGGACGGCTGGGCCTGGTGTGGAACAACCGCGACGAACGGCTGGGATGGGTCAAGGATCTCGGCCGGATCATCGGCCATGAGGTCGACCCGTTCAGCCAGACCGTCGACCTGCCTGCACCGTTCACCGATCTCGCACGGCACCAGGTCGAGTGGACCAGTTACCTGACGCCGCAGGCGCTCATCGACCTGGTCGCCTCGCGCAGCTACTGCATCACCTCTCCGGAGCAGGTGCGCACCCGCACCCTGGACCGGGTGCGCGAACTGCTCGCCACGCACCCGGCGCTCGCGAACAGCACGGGCCTGGCTCTGCCCTACGTCACGGTGTGCGTGCGGGCGACGCTGTCCTAG
- a CDS encoding exodeoxyribonuclease III, which translates to MTRPLTVSTVNVNGIRAAVKQRSEDNRGLLPWLQQTAADVVCLQETRADDEQLADALAPVLADGWHLASAAPHVKGRNGVAVLSRAPHDEVRIGCGADEFATHGRYVEVDTAGMTVASVYFPTGEADTERQREKERFMAAVADRMAVLLAAGRDAVLGGDWNIAHTENDIKNWKGNVKKAGFLPEERRWLSELLGTGWVDVVRAAHPGVPGPYAWWSWRGKAFDNDAGWRIDYQLATPGLAARVAAVHTERPAAYALRWSDHCPVTVTYG; encoded by the coding sequence GTGACACGTCCCCTCACCGTCAGCACCGTCAACGTCAACGGCATCCGCGCGGCGGTCAAGCAGCGCTCCGAGGACAACCGCGGCCTGCTGCCGTGGTTGCAGCAGACCGCCGCGGATGTGGTGTGCCTGCAGGAGACCCGCGCCGACGACGAGCAGTTGGCCGACGCGCTGGCGCCCGTGCTCGCCGACGGATGGCATCTCGCGTCTGCCGCACCGCACGTCAAGGGCCGTAACGGCGTCGCGGTGCTGTCCCGCGCCCCGCATGACGAGGTGCGGATCGGTTGCGGCGCGGACGAATTCGCGACACATGGGCGCTATGTCGAAGTGGACACCGCCGGGATGACCGTGGCCAGCGTGTACTTCCCGACCGGGGAGGCCGACACCGAGCGCCAGCGCGAGAAGGAGCGGTTCATGGCCGCGGTGGCCGACCGGATGGCCGTGCTGCTGGCCGCGGGTCGCGACGCGGTGCTCGGCGGCGACTGGAACATCGCCCACACCGAGAACGACATCAAGAACTGGAAGGGCAACGTCAAGAAGGCCGGCTTCCTGCCCGAGGAACGCCGGTGGCTGTCCGAGCTGCTGGGCACCGGCTGGGTCGACGTCGTGCGGGCCGCGCACCCCGGCGTGCCGGGGCCCTACGCGTGGTGGTCGTGGCGCGGCAAGGCGTTCGACAACGACGCCGGATGGCGCATCGACTATCAGCTCGCCACGCCGGGGCTGGCCGCACGGGTGGCCGCGGTGCACACCGAACGCCCCGCGGCGTACGCGCTGCGCTGGTCGGATCACTGCCCGGTGACGGTCACCTACGGCTGA
- a CDS encoding alpha/beta hydrolase, with protein sequence MRGSIVVLVTLVVAAILVAGPAHSAPGRAVVIVSGGDAVSPFTTPGEACRSGLAAGNTDTALRENLLAAGHTVYTSPAMAGRGPVTDQTGFGAFGDCPITLPEIMTVDSTASIDLAGEHLARFLSYLHDTRGVDVVDVVGHSMGGLYSRAAFRVLQSLGSPIRIRSLTTLGTPWQGSFLSDYANGLTTLADCAGDTFCEKASQAMADEVTRLQTGSGREVNQGYLMGPQGWNEYQAGVLDRIPVVLVGGARFTHPGPVTVWPNDGIVSNRSALATDISDRVLPHRRCASFDDTHSIYVSDAVGLPWATGLTSESRVFEVVRGAIDGADGALQTPTRQGC encoded by the coding sequence ATGCGGGGGTCGATCGTCGTGCTGGTGACGCTGGTGGTCGCGGCGATCCTCGTGGCCGGGCCTGCGCACAGCGCGCCGGGGCGCGCGGTCGTCATCGTCTCCGGCGGCGACGCGGTCAGCCCGTTCACCACTCCCGGCGAGGCGTGCCGATCCGGCCTGGCGGCCGGCAACACCGACACCGCGCTGCGGGAGAACCTGCTCGCCGCGGGCCACACCGTCTACACCTCCCCCGCGATGGCGGGCCGCGGCCCCGTCACCGACCAGACCGGGTTCGGCGCGTTCGGCGACTGCCCGATCACGCTGCCCGAGATCATGACCGTCGACTCCACGGCGTCGATCGACCTGGCCGGCGAACATCTGGCCCGGTTCCTCAGCTACCTGCACGACACCCGCGGCGTCGACGTCGTCGATGTGGTCGGCCACTCGATGGGCGGGCTGTACTCCCGCGCGGCGTTCCGGGTGCTGCAGAGCCTCGGCTCGCCGATCCGGATCCGCTCGCTGACCACGCTGGGCACACCGTGGCAGGGATCGTTCCTGTCCGACTACGCCAACGGCCTCACGACTCTGGCCGACTGCGCAGGCGACACCTTCTGCGAGAAGGCGTCCCAGGCGATGGCCGACGAGGTGACGCGACTGCAGACCGGATCGGGACGCGAGGTCAACCAGGGCTACCTGATGGGTCCGCAGGGGTGGAACGAGTACCAGGCCGGGGTGCTGGACCGGATCCCCGTCGTCCTCGTCGGCGGCGCCCGATTCACCCATCCCGGCCCTGTCACGGTCTGGCCCAACGACGGCATCGTGTCGAACCGCAGCGCGCTCGCGACCGACATCAGCGACCGCGTGCTCCCCCACCGACGGTGCGCGTCGTTCGACGACACGCACAGCATCTACGTCTCCGACGCGGTGGGTCTGCCGTGGGCGACGGGGCTGACGTCGGAGTCGCGGGTGTTCGAGGTGGTGCGCGGCGCGATCGACGGCGCTGACGGCGCGCTGCAGACGCCCACCCGACAGGGATGCTGA